Proteins encoded together in one Hevea brasiliensis isolate MT/VB/25A 57/8 chromosome 16, ASM3005281v1, whole genome shotgun sequence window:
- the LOC110664122 gene encoding uncharacterized protein LOC110664122 isoform X1, whose protein sequence is MEQKHILLSALSVGVGVGVGFGLASGQNKLTAKASSLNAVTAENLEQEMLRQVIDGRETGVTFDQFPYYLSEQTRALLTSAAYVHLKHAEVSKYTRNLAPASQAILLSGPAELYQQMLAKALAHYFETKLLLLDVTDFSLKIQSKYGNALKESSFKRSTSESTLERLSGFLGSLSVRPQKEPPKGGLRRQYSGVDISSRGIEDSSNAPKLRRNASTANISNLATQCSPASTAPLKRTSSWSFDEKLFIQSLYKVLVYVSKASPIVLYLRDVDKFLSRSQRIYNLFQKLLKKLSGSVLILGSQIVDLGNDNRELDERLLAVFPYNIEIRPPEDETRLLSWKSQLEADMKMIQVQDNKNHIMEVLSSNDLDCDDLDLICMADTMVLSNYIEEIVVSAISYHLMNTKDPEYRNGKLIISSRSLSHGLSIFQEGKSVGKDILKLEAQAETSKESGGVETIDVKPETKVDAVKPESKTEAEKLAPGVKTDGDNSLPASKVLEVPPDNEFEKRIRPEVIPANEINVSFSDIGALEETKESLQELVMLPLRRPDLFKGGLLKPCRGILLFGPPGTGKTMMAKAIAKEAGASFINVSMSTITSKWFGEDEKNVRALFTLAAKVSPTIIFVDEVDSMLGQRTRVGEHEAMRKIKNEFMTHWDGLMTKQGERILVLAATNRPFDLDEAIIRRFERRIMVGLPSPENREMIFRTVLSKEKVEPGLDFKELATMTEGFTGSDLKNLCTTAAYRPVRELIRQERLKDLEKKQRAAEAQKSGQTADTKEDGKEERVITLRPLKMEDFRQAKNQVAASFSSEGSIMNELKQWNDLYGEGGSRKKQQLSYFL, encoded by the exons ATGGAACAGAAGCACATACTGTTATCGGCCTTGAGCGTTGGTGTCGGGGTAGGGGTAGGATTCGGATTAGCGTCGGGACAGAACAAATTGACTGCGAAAGCTTCGTCTCTCAACGCTGTAACCGCAGAGAACTTGGAGCAAGAAATGCTCAGGCAAGTGATTGATGGCAGAGAAACTGGTGTCACCTTCGACCAATTCCCCTACTACCTCAG TGAGCAGACCAGGGCATTACTTACAAGTGCTGCATATGTTCACTTGAAGCATGCTGAAGTTTCCAAGTACACAAGGAACCTTGCGCCTGCAAGTCAGGCTATATTGCTCTCAGGACCTGCTG AACTTTACCAGCAAATGCTTGCCAAGGCTTTAGCTCATTACTTTGAAACTAAATTGCTGCTGCTAGATGTTACTGACTTTTCTCTAAAG ATTCAGAGCAAATATGGTAATGCGTTGAAAGAATCG tcTTTCAAGAGGTCTACTTCAGAGTCTACACTGGAGCGACTGTCTGGCTTCCTTGGATCACTTTCAGTTCGTCCTCAGAAAGAACCACCAAAAG GCGGTCTACGAAGGCAATACAGTGGCGTGGATATTTCTTCAAG GGGGATTGAAGATTCCTCTAATGCTCCTAAGCTACGAAGAAATGCCTCAACAGCTAATATAAGTAACCTAGCTACACAATGCAGTCCTGCAAGTACAG CTCCTTTGAAGCGCACAAGCAGTTGGTCTTTTGATGAGAAGCTTTTTATACAGTCCCTTTACAAG GTTTTGGTGTATGTGTCTAAAGCCAGTCCCATTGTGCTGTATCTTAGGGATGTTGATAAGTTCTTATCTAGATCGCAGAGAATATATAATTTGTTCCAGAAGCTGCTGAAGAAATTGTCTGGATCAGTGCTGATCCTTGGTTCACAAATTGTGGATCTGGGTAATGACAACAGAGAACTGGATGAGAGGCTTCTTGCTGTTTTCCCTTACAACATTGAGATTAGGCCTCCTGAAGATGAAACCCGTCTTCTCAGCTGGAAATCCCAACTGGAGGCAGATATGAAGATGATCCAAGTTCAGGATAATAAAAACCATATCATGGAAGTATTGTCATCCAATGATCTTGATTGTGATGATCTTGACTTGATCTGCATGGCAGATACAATGGTTCTCAGTAACTACATAGAAGAGATTGTGGTATCTGCAATTTCTTATCATTTAATGAATACCAAAGATCCTGAATACAGAAATGGAAAACTTATTATATCATCCAGGAG TTTGTCCCATGGACTGAGTATATTCCAGGAAGGCAAGTCTGTTGGCAAAGACATACTGAAGTTGGAAGCACAAGCTGAAACGTCCAAG GAATCAGGAGGGGTTGAGACAATTGATGTGAAGCCGGAAACAAAAGTTGATGCTGTCAAACCTGAAAGCAAAACTGAAGCAGAGAAGCTGGCTCCAGGGGTAAAGACAGATGGTGACAATTCTTTACCAGCTTCAAAAGTTCTG GAAGTTCCTCCTGACAATGAATTTGAGAAGCGCATAAGGCCTGAGGTCATACCCGCAAATGAGATTAATGTATCATTTTCTGATATTGGTGCATTGGAAGAGACCAAAGAATCCCTTCAGGAATTGGTGATGCTTCCTCTTCGAAGACCAGATCTATTCAAAGGAGGACTTCTAAAGCCTTGCAGGGGAATCTTGCTCTTTGGGCCTCCTGGCACGGGAAAGACAATGATGGCCAAGGCCATTGCCAAAGAGGCTGGAGCAAGCTTCATTAATGTATCCATGTCTACAATCACTTCAAAATGGTTTGGCGAAGATGAGAAAAATGTTCGAGCTTTATTTACACTGGCAGCCAAAGTTTCCCCAACTATTATTTTTGTGGATGAGGTAGATAGCATGCTTGGGCAGCGGACTAGAGTTGGGGAGCATGAAGCCATGCgaaagataaagaatgagttcaTGACGCATTGGGATGGCCTTATGACGAAGCAGGGTGAACGCATCCTTGTTCTTGCTGCAACAAACAGACCATTTGACCTTGATGAAGCAATTATTAGGCGTTTTGAGAGGAG AATTATGGTGGGACTTCCTTCACCTGAGAACAGGGAAATGATATttagaactgttttgtccaaggAAAAGGTGGAACCAGGACTGGATTTTAAGGAGCTTGCTACTATGACTGAAGGATTTACAGGAAGTGATCTTAag AACCTGTGCACAACTGCTGCTTATCGGCCTGTTAGAGAGTTGATACGACAAGAAAGATTAAAGGATCTG
- the LOC110664122 gene encoding uncharacterized protein LOC110664122 isoform X2, with product MEQKHILLSALSVGVGVGVGFGLASGQNKLTAKASSLNAVTAENLEQEMLRQVIDGRETGVTFDQFPYYLSEQTRALLTSAAYVHLKHAEVSKYTRNLAPASQAILLSGPAELYQQMLAKALAHYFETKLLLLDVTDFSLKIQSKYGNALKESSFKRSTSESTLERLSGFLGSLSVRPQKEPPKGGLRRQYSGVDISSRGIEDSSNAPKLRRNASTANISNLATQCSPATPLKRTSSWSFDEKLFIQSLYKVLVYVSKASPIVLYLRDVDKFLSRSQRIYNLFQKLLKKLSGSVLILGSQIVDLGNDNRELDERLLAVFPYNIEIRPPEDETRLLSWKSQLEADMKMIQVQDNKNHIMEVLSSNDLDCDDLDLICMADTMVLSNYIEEIVVSAISYHLMNTKDPEYRNGKLIISSRSLSHGLSIFQEGKSVGKDILKLEAQAETSKESGGVETIDVKPETKVDAVKPESKTEAEKLAPGVKTDGDNSLPASKVLEVPPDNEFEKRIRPEVIPANEINVSFSDIGALEETKESLQELVMLPLRRPDLFKGGLLKPCRGILLFGPPGTGKTMMAKAIAKEAGASFINVSMSTITSKWFGEDEKNVRALFTLAAKVSPTIIFVDEVDSMLGQRTRVGEHEAMRKIKNEFMTHWDGLMTKQGERILVLAATNRPFDLDEAIIRRFERRIMVGLPSPENREMIFRTVLSKEKVEPGLDFKELATMTEGFTGSDLKNLCTTAAYRPVRELIRQERLKDLEKKQRAAEAQKSGQTADTKEDGKEERVITLRPLKMEDFRQAKNQVAASFSSEGSIMNELKQWNDLYGEGGSRKKQQLSYFL from the exons ATGGAACAGAAGCACATACTGTTATCGGCCTTGAGCGTTGGTGTCGGGGTAGGGGTAGGATTCGGATTAGCGTCGGGACAGAACAAATTGACTGCGAAAGCTTCGTCTCTCAACGCTGTAACCGCAGAGAACTTGGAGCAAGAAATGCTCAGGCAAGTGATTGATGGCAGAGAAACTGGTGTCACCTTCGACCAATTCCCCTACTACCTCAG TGAGCAGACCAGGGCATTACTTACAAGTGCTGCATATGTTCACTTGAAGCATGCTGAAGTTTCCAAGTACACAAGGAACCTTGCGCCTGCAAGTCAGGCTATATTGCTCTCAGGACCTGCTG AACTTTACCAGCAAATGCTTGCCAAGGCTTTAGCTCATTACTTTGAAACTAAATTGCTGCTGCTAGATGTTACTGACTTTTCTCTAAAG ATTCAGAGCAAATATGGTAATGCGTTGAAAGAATCG tcTTTCAAGAGGTCTACTTCAGAGTCTACACTGGAGCGACTGTCTGGCTTCCTTGGATCACTTTCAGTTCGTCCTCAGAAAGAACCACCAAAAG GCGGTCTACGAAGGCAATACAGTGGCGTGGATATTTCTTCAAG GGGGATTGAAGATTCCTCTAATGCTCCTAAGCTACGAAGAAATGCCTCAACAGCTAATATAAGTAACCTAGCTACACAATGCAGTCCTGCAA CTCCTTTGAAGCGCACAAGCAGTTGGTCTTTTGATGAGAAGCTTTTTATACAGTCCCTTTACAAG GTTTTGGTGTATGTGTCTAAAGCCAGTCCCATTGTGCTGTATCTTAGGGATGTTGATAAGTTCTTATCTAGATCGCAGAGAATATATAATTTGTTCCAGAAGCTGCTGAAGAAATTGTCTGGATCAGTGCTGATCCTTGGTTCACAAATTGTGGATCTGGGTAATGACAACAGAGAACTGGATGAGAGGCTTCTTGCTGTTTTCCCTTACAACATTGAGATTAGGCCTCCTGAAGATGAAACCCGTCTTCTCAGCTGGAAATCCCAACTGGAGGCAGATATGAAGATGATCCAAGTTCAGGATAATAAAAACCATATCATGGAAGTATTGTCATCCAATGATCTTGATTGTGATGATCTTGACTTGATCTGCATGGCAGATACAATGGTTCTCAGTAACTACATAGAAGAGATTGTGGTATCTGCAATTTCTTATCATTTAATGAATACCAAAGATCCTGAATACAGAAATGGAAAACTTATTATATCATCCAGGAG TTTGTCCCATGGACTGAGTATATTCCAGGAAGGCAAGTCTGTTGGCAAAGACATACTGAAGTTGGAAGCACAAGCTGAAACGTCCAAG GAATCAGGAGGGGTTGAGACAATTGATGTGAAGCCGGAAACAAAAGTTGATGCTGTCAAACCTGAAAGCAAAACTGAAGCAGAGAAGCTGGCTCCAGGGGTAAAGACAGATGGTGACAATTCTTTACCAGCTTCAAAAGTTCTG GAAGTTCCTCCTGACAATGAATTTGAGAAGCGCATAAGGCCTGAGGTCATACCCGCAAATGAGATTAATGTATCATTTTCTGATATTGGTGCATTGGAAGAGACCAAAGAATCCCTTCAGGAATTGGTGATGCTTCCTCTTCGAAGACCAGATCTATTCAAAGGAGGACTTCTAAAGCCTTGCAGGGGAATCTTGCTCTTTGGGCCTCCTGGCACGGGAAAGACAATGATGGCCAAGGCCATTGCCAAAGAGGCTGGAGCAAGCTTCATTAATGTATCCATGTCTACAATCACTTCAAAATGGTTTGGCGAAGATGAGAAAAATGTTCGAGCTTTATTTACACTGGCAGCCAAAGTTTCCCCAACTATTATTTTTGTGGATGAGGTAGATAGCATGCTTGGGCAGCGGACTAGAGTTGGGGAGCATGAAGCCATGCgaaagataaagaatgagttcaTGACGCATTGGGATGGCCTTATGACGAAGCAGGGTGAACGCATCCTTGTTCTTGCTGCAACAAACAGACCATTTGACCTTGATGAAGCAATTATTAGGCGTTTTGAGAGGAG AATTATGGTGGGACTTCCTTCACCTGAGAACAGGGAAATGATATttagaactgttttgtccaaggAAAAGGTGGAACCAGGACTGGATTTTAAGGAGCTTGCTACTATGACTGAAGGATTTACAGGAAGTGATCTTAag AACCTGTGCACAACTGCTGCTTATCGGCCTGTTAGAGAGTTGATACGACAAGAAAGATTAAAGGATCTG